A stretch of Paenibacillus peoriae DNA encodes these proteins:
- a CDS encoding recombinase family protein, protein MVQAATAKKVVIVPIKTMDIVEGIQPIQKKKVAAYCRVSTDSEEQKESYTNQVNHYTQYIQNNLEWEMADIYADEGISGTNTKNRTHFNRMIQDARNGKLDLILVKSISRFARNTLDLLKYVRELKSLGVAVFFERENINTLDTTGEVLLTILSSLAQDESRNISENSRWGILRGFQNGKVFCNTTRFLGYDKDEHGELVINESEAEIVRRIYEEYLDGKSYQAIARGLMRDHIKTVTDGDTWWDSSITLILTNEKYYGALLQQKTVTVDFLTHKRIKNKGQEQQYFIEDNHEPIVSKEIFEAVQKEKKRRAKLKGSVMGESKRYSNKYALSSKVYCGCCGVIFKRRTWNSNNPSKKVVWQCRTNVNEGKAACAAKAVDEQVVHSAFVRLFNRMYKNKKGFIKTLEGNIGSVLSSKVGQEQLLDIEGKMQQLKSDLKELVNLKLRNQIDEIVYDEETNRLSNELNELRQQKLTLEEEEDQNEKIKERVDEIIQVLSSWQDILEQFDDNLFNALVEKITILSPAHFVFTLKSGMSIDEIIED, encoded by the coding sequence ATGGTACAAGCCGCAACCGCAAAAAAAGTCGTGATCGTTCCCATTAAAACGATGGACATCGTAGAGGGAATTCAACCGATACAAAAGAAGAAAGTCGCTGCTTATTGCCGGGTCAGTACAGATTCCGAGGAGCAAAAGGAGAGCTATACGAATCAGGTCAATCATTATACCCAATACATTCAAAACAACTTGGAATGGGAAATGGCTGATATTTACGCCGATGAAGGCATCAGTGGAACCAACACCAAAAATAGAACGCATTTTAATCGGATGATACAGGATGCTCGAAATGGTAAACTGGATCTCATTCTGGTCAAGTCGATTTCGAGGTTTGCAAGAAACACACTAGATTTATTGAAATATGTACGGGAACTTAAAAGTCTCGGAGTCGCCGTATTCTTTGAACGGGAGAACATTAATACGCTGGATACAACAGGTGAAGTACTGCTGACCATCCTGAGTTCTCTTGCACAAGACGAGAGCCGAAACATTTCTGAAAACAGCCGATGGGGCATACTGAGAGGTTTTCAAAACGGCAAAGTCTTCTGCAACACCACTCGCTTTCTTGGCTATGATAAGGATGAACATGGTGAATTGGTGATTAACGAGTCGGAAGCAGAGATTGTACGCAGGATATACGAGGAGTATTTAGACGGGAAAAGCTATCAGGCGATTGCCAGAGGTTTGATGCGAGATCACATTAAAACAGTCACGGATGGCGATACGTGGTGGGATTCCTCCATTACCTTAATTCTGACCAATGAGAAATATTACGGAGCCTTGCTTCAGCAAAAGACGGTAACCGTTGATTTTCTAACCCATAAACGGATCAAGAATAAGGGACAAGAGCAGCAATATTTTATAGAGGATAACCACGAACCGATTGTATCCAAGGAAATATTTGAAGCGGTGCAAAAGGAGAAGAAACGGAGAGCCAAGCTGAAAGGGAGTGTGATGGGGGAGAGCAAAAGATATTCCAATAAATACGCACTGAGCAGTAAAGTATATTGTGGATGCTGTGGAGTCATTTTTAAACGCCGAACCTGGAACAGCAATAACCCATCCAAGAAGGTCGTATGGCAATGTCGAACCAATGTCAATGAAGGTAAAGCAGCATGTGCTGCTAAAGCAGTCGATGAACAAGTTGTACATTCTGCGTTTGTACGATTGTTCAATCGGATGTATAAGAATAAGAAAGGATTCATTAAAACGCTGGAAGGCAATATTGGATCGGTACTTTCCAGCAAAGTAGGGCAAGAACAGCTATTAGACATCGAAGGAAAGATGCAACAATTGAAATCTGACTTGAAGGAATTAGTGAATCTGAAGCTGCGGAATCAGATAGATGAGATTGTATATGATGAAGAAACGAACAGACTTTCCAATGAGCTAAATGAGCTACGTCAACAGAAGCTGACACTGGAGGAGGAAGAGGATCAGAATGAGAAAATTAAGGAACGAGTCGATGAAATCATTCAAGTACTAAGCTCATGGCAAGATATACTGGAACAATTTGATGATAACCTATTCAATGCGTTGGTGGAGAAGATAACCATTCTCTCACCAGCGCATTTTGTTTTTACCTTGAAAAGTGGAATGAGCATAGATGAAATTATCGAAGATTAA
- a CDS encoding SHOCT domain-containing protein produces MQRKSIDYLLSLSLLKQLRSQNVITEEEFLEIDQLNKKSFK; encoded by the coding sequence ATGCAACGAAAATCTATTGATTACTTGCTCAGTCTGAGCCTATTAAAGCAATTGAGATCACAAAATGTAATTACAGAAGAAGAGTTTTTAGAAATCGATCAGCTTAATAAAAAGTCTTTCAAGTAG
- a CDS encoding Ig-like domain-containing protein: MTRSLEPMLDFFLREKGELVHINSVKQLALIRDATDTIQMTDEKIIRAATPLHTGDIVDYRYERYLITSQVDRNEQSCRGRMKKCNQRLALNRDGQVKWFDAVVEARTFLTETGKVISIPEGSILVSLQDNADTKGITLSQRFYMTHQPFKVTGTDRTMNGIIQLSCTLDSINTAYDDVGNNIADRWKYEIAHTYALHIHQGTMVHVPLNETIPLNVTATDNGNEIANPAITFISSDPNVVSVDQQGQVMGIALGQASITGKLTYHPAVQSTIEVRVVETGTHIYSTAIIGNSVLKTGQSASYVSHIYDYGTEVFDQSVEWSLRNQDDSIPIMGSITASTGNSVTIKAGSRSGANNKALVLTASLVSDPSITIEKTISLKNLF, encoded by the coding sequence ATGACACGGAGCTTAGAGCCGATGCTTGATTTCTTCCTACGAGAGAAAGGCGAACTTGTGCATATCAACAGTGTAAAGCAGCTTGCTCTGATCCGGGATGCGACAGATACCATTCAAATGACTGATGAAAAAATTATTCGTGCAGCAACACCATTACATACAGGTGATATCGTGGATTATCGTTATGAACGTTATTTAATTACTAGTCAGGTGGATCGAAATGAACAGTCTTGTCGAGGCAGAATGAAAAAGTGTAATCAACGGCTAGCTTTAAACCGGGATGGACAAGTGAAATGGTTTGATGCTGTGGTAGAAGCCAGAACGTTTTTAACGGAAACAGGAAAGGTTATTTCAATACCGGAGGGAAGCATCCTGGTCAGTTTACAGGACAACGCAGATACGAAGGGCATTACATTAAGTCAACGATTTTATATGACTCATCAGCCGTTTAAAGTAACTGGTACTGATCGCACGATGAATGGCATCATTCAGTTAAGCTGCACATTGGATAGCATAAATACAGCTTATGATGACGTGGGAAATAACATTGCAGACCGATGGAAGTACGAGATTGCTCATACATATGCATTACATATTCATCAGGGAACGATGGTCCATGTACCTCTAAACGAAACAATACCGTTGAATGTGACTGCTACGGATAATGGAAATGAGATAGCGAATCCAGCCATAACTTTCATTTCGAGCGATCCGAATGTGGTTAGTGTAGATCAGCAAGGTCAGGTTATGGGCATCGCTTTGGGACAAGCAAGCATCACTGGGAAATTAACGTATCACCCAGCAGTACAAAGTACCATTGAAGTGAGAGTCGTTGAAACGGGAACGCATATCTATTCGACAGCCATTATCGGCAATTCAGTTCTAAAAACAGGCCAAAGCGCCTCATACGTCAGTCATATTTATGATTATGGAACAGAAGTGTTTGACCAGTCGGTGGAATGGAGCCTACGAAATCAAGATGATTCAATTCCGATCATGGGGAGCATAACAGCGAGTACAGGAAATAGTGTAACGATAAAAGCAGGAAGCCGTAGTGGCGCGAACAATAAAGCTCTTGTACTGACTGCCAGCTTAGTAAGTGATCCTAGCATTACTATAGAAAAGACCATTAGCCTTAAGAATTTATTCTAA
- a CDS encoding phage head-tail connector protein, which translates to MSDSVNLLKRLLGMEPTDISKDDILIYYLNKARSNIYGYCNVSKLPVEYDDVMVDYAVYLYKNRDSTGLINKQEGERSATYELGIPANIRLALPLPKIKVGTD; encoded by the coding sequence ATGAGTGATTCAGTGAATTTACTTAAACGGTTATTAGGCATGGAACCAACAGACATATCCAAGGATGATATCCTGATCTACTATTTGAATAAAGCAAGGAGTAATATTTATGGCTATTGTAATGTCTCAAAACTGCCAGTGGAATATGATGATGTTATGGTCGATTATGCTGTATATCTCTATAAAAATAGGGATTCGACTGGGCTTATAAATAAACAGGAGGGAGAGCGCTCAGCCACCTATGAATTAGGCATTCCGGCAAATATTCGACTTGCTCTTCCTTTACCTAAAATCAAGGTCGGTACAGATTAA
- a CDS encoding P22 phage major capsid protein family protein — translation MSVQHFIPTIWSARLNESLKKNLVYGNVVNTDYEGEIKGQGSTVKINSIGAVTIGNYDKVAGIGNPKELDATQKTLVIDQAKYFNFQVDDVDAAQANVNLLDGGIVEASYGLANVVDQYLAGFYTEVKAENTMGNDTAPIVPTKDTAYDLLIDLGVLLDENNVPESERFVVVPAWYYGLLLKDARFTKDPNIIRTGYVGDIDGMTVYKSNNVPNTGGVKYKVIAGHKSAISFAGQMDSVEAFRPEKQFSDAVKGLQVFGAKCIKPEALAVLTANKS, via the coding sequence ATGTCAGTACAACATTTTATTCCAACAATTTGGAGCGCACGTTTAAATGAAAGTCTGAAGAAGAATCTGGTGTATGGAAATGTGGTCAACACCGATTATGAAGGAGAAATTAAAGGGCAGGGTTCCACCGTAAAAATCAATTCCATTGGGGCAGTAACGATTGGCAACTATGACAAAGTAGCTGGAATCGGGAATCCAAAGGAACTGGATGCTACGCAAAAGACGCTGGTGATTGACCAGGCCAAGTATTTCAATTTTCAAGTGGATGATGTAGATGCTGCCCAAGCGAATGTGAATCTATTGGATGGTGGGATTGTGGAAGCCTCGTATGGACTTGCCAATGTAGTGGATCAGTATCTGGCTGGATTTTATACGGAGGTCAAAGCTGAAAATACGATGGGTAACGACACCGCGCCTATTGTTCCAACGAAAGATACAGCTTATGATTTACTGATTGATTTAGGCGTACTATTGGATGAGAACAATGTACCAGAAAGCGAACGTTTTGTGGTGGTTCCCGCTTGGTATTATGGCTTACTCTTGAAAGATGCTCGTTTCACCAAAGACCCAAATATTATCCGCACAGGTTATGTGGGAGATATTGATGGTATGACCGTTTACAAATCCAACAATGTGCCGAATACAGGAGGAGTCAAGTATAAAGTCATCGCAGGTCATAAGAGTGCGATTTCGTTTGCCGGGCAAATGGATTCGGTAGAAGCATTCAGACCAGAGAAGCAATTTTCAGATGCGGTGAAAGGGTTGCAGGTATTCGGTGCTAAATGTATCAAGCCGGAGGCTCTTGCTGTACTCACAGCCAATAAGTCTTAA
- a CDS encoding DUF4355 domain-containing protein codes for MKLEQVKQLIEENKTNEKWQSYLQGLNPYSVKGVEQYIQSNQEARSWFDSTVDKRSAKSLETWKTNHLESAVDAEIKKRFPAKDEKEIEVEKLRAEVEHMKLEKQRERLTSQAIKIASEKKLPLPLVDFFIGADEDATTANLAMLEQSLQLAIQQQVEQRLKGDGYTPPASSTGSTFTLDSIKGMSPNEINQHWDQVKQVLQNKQ; via the coding sequence ATGAAATTGGAACAAGTGAAGCAGCTGATTGAGGAAAACAAAACAAACGAGAAATGGCAATCGTATCTTCAGGGTTTGAATCCATATAGCGTGAAAGGGGTAGAGCAATACATTCAATCCAATCAGGAGGCAAGAAGTTGGTTCGATAGTACGGTGGACAAACGATCAGCCAAATCGTTGGAAACGTGGAAGACCAATCATCTGGAAAGTGCAGTGGATGCTGAGATCAAGAAGCGATTCCCGGCTAAGGATGAGAAAGAAATCGAAGTCGAGAAGCTACGAGCTGAAGTGGAGCATATGAAGCTAGAAAAGCAGCGTGAACGGCTAACCAGCCAAGCGATCAAAATTGCATCCGAAAAGAAACTTCCACTTCCGTTAGTGGATTTTTTTATTGGTGCGGATGAAGATGCAACGACAGCCAATTTGGCCATGTTGGAACAATCGCTGCAATTGGCTATACAACAGCAAGTGGAGCAACGGCTTAAAGGGGATGGCTATACACCTCCAGCTAGTTCAACAGGTAGCACGTTTACATTGGATTCGATTAAAGGGATGTCCCCAAACGAGATCAACCAGCATTGGGATCAAGTCAAACAAGTATTACAAAACAAACAATAA
- a CDS encoding phage portal protein: MQITEQIIIESLNELQSTALAKQKYSDYYNGQHAILKNYTMQESRSNQKLIFNFPRKFVDNEVGYLLGKPVNYVSKSDQDEAIHNIDVHMSRWDKEHNLQLRKQSEIFGESFELNYIDSDGQFSATVLSPLNAFVLEDGTAERNVLLGLHKFTRRFDKQVYLDVYTDHETLHYTIGSDDKPNQMRQNHSPELKYIGKHNHIFGRVPLISCPANTERKSGFHDVISLFDAYNALNSDLVNEIADHRNAYLVIENAKLEAEDLLNMKKMGIIQVPAGGKVSWLTKEINDSFVKNELDNIERKIFDMMDQVNFNENWASNTSSLALRNKLLNLENRVAMREALMERAIKQRLRNFFTFLHIKEGTQYDYRDIAVKFTRNLPTDLVGMADVIVKLQQVVSQETLLTLLPFVENPKLEFNKFHAEQQRLANSAVEVSNAE; encoded by the coding sequence CTGCAAATTACGGAACAAATCATTATAGAATCTCTAAACGAACTCCAATCGACTGCATTAGCCAAACAGAAATACTCAGACTACTACAATGGTCAGCATGCTATTCTAAAGAACTATACGATGCAAGAAAGTCGCAGTAACCAAAAGCTTATTTTCAATTTCCCTCGTAAGTTCGTGGATAATGAAGTGGGCTATCTGCTTGGAAAGCCAGTAAACTATGTGTCCAAGTCGGATCAGGATGAAGCCATACATAATATAGATGTACATATGAGTCGTTGGGACAAAGAGCATAATTTACAGCTTCGGAAACAATCCGAAATCTTTGGCGAGAGCTTTGAATTGAACTATATCGATTCGGATGGTCAGTTCTCAGCCACAGTATTATCTCCTTTGAATGCGTTTGTGTTAGAGGACGGAACAGCAGAACGAAATGTATTGCTTGGTCTACATAAATTTACGAGAAGGTTTGATAAGCAAGTATATTTGGACGTATATACCGACCATGAAACTCTACATTATACAATCGGCAGCGATGACAAACCCAATCAAATGAGGCAAAACCACTCACCTGAGTTGAAATATATCGGCAAACATAATCACATCTTTGGAAGAGTCCCGCTTATCTCCTGTCCAGCTAATACGGAGAGAAAAAGTGGCTTCCATGATGTGATTTCTTTATTTGATGCCTATAATGCGCTGAATTCAGACTTGGTCAATGAAATTGCAGATCATCGCAACGCCTATCTCGTGATAGAGAATGCCAAGCTGGAAGCTGAGGACTTATTGAATATGAAGAAGATGGGCATTATTCAGGTTCCGGCTGGAGGAAAGGTAAGCTGGCTTACGAAGGAGATTAATGATTCCTTTGTGAAAAACGAGTTGGATAACATTGAACGCAAAATCTTCGACATGATGGATCAGGTCAACTTTAATGAAAACTGGGCCAGCAATACCTCCTCTTTAGCGCTGAGAAATAAGCTGCTGAATCTGGAGAATCGAGTGGCAATGCGTGAAGCCTTAATGGAGAGGGCGATCAAGCAGCGTTTACGGAATTTCTTCACGTTTCTGCACATTAAAGAAGGCACTCAATATGATTACAGGGATATTGCAGTGAAGTTTACTCGTAACTTACCGACAGACTTGGTTGGGATGGCTGATGTGATCGTTAAATTGCAGCAAGTCGTATCTCAGGAAACGTTGCTCACATTGCTTCCGTTTGTTGAGAATCCAAAGCTGGAATTCAATAAATTTCATGCAGAACAACAACGATTAGCAAATTCGGCTGTGGAGGTATCAAATGCAGAATAA
- a CDS encoding copper amine oxidase N-terminal domain-containing protein — MKKAFFGVFLAIFLFILSSTTYAAENQIKVDGVAIASDVKPEMKNKRTMVPLRVISENLGASVEWSNSGVILAKSDMKVILTLNSSTAEKNGEKMLLDVKPYMKNNRIFVPLRFIAETFGCHVNYNNFVVTVDTEPLFIDGVQVKALQHEYHMTMGGVVQRINGNAYNKTIYNILVKNKGKKIEAPANYSWRGTIDTLGSYYKNAQYDFLDPKGNSLARFDVYSLIRSFPSESLTGYPEILIHDVSKDEWYLFSDTANRSIEELIYTAKKNGFLKVISNTVV, encoded by the coding sequence ATGAAAAAAGCATTCTTTGGGGTTTTTCTTGCAATCTTTTTATTTATTTTATCGTCAACTACGTATGCAGCAGAAAATCAAATCAAAGTTGACGGTGTTGCTATTGCATCCGATGTGAAGCCTGAAATGAAGAACAAACGTACAATGGTACCTTTACGTGTTATTAGTGAAAATTTGGGGGCTAGCGTCGAATGGTCCAATTCCGGGGTTATTCTCGCTAAAAGCGATATGAAAGTTATATTAACACTGAACAGTAGTACAGCGGAGAAGAATGGTGAAAAGATGCTGCTTGATGTTAAACCATACATGAAGAATAATCGTATATTTGTTCCACTTCGTTTTATTGCAGAGACGTTTGGATGCCATGTCAATTACAACAACTTTGTAGTGACTGTTGATACTGAACCATTGTTTATAGATGGTGTACAAGTAAAAGCATTGCAACATGAATACCATATGACTATGGGCGGCGTAGTTCAGCGAATTAATGGAAATGCATATAACAAAACGATCTATAATATTTTGGTGAAAAACAAAGGTAAAAAGATCGAAGCACCTGCAAACTACTCTTGGAGAGGTACTATTGACACACTTGGGTCCTATTATAAAAATGCGCAATATGATTTTCTAGACCCAAAAGGGAACAGCTTAGCTCGTTTTGATGTTTATTCTTTAATTCGTTCTTTTCCATCTGAATCTTTAACAGGATATCCAGAGATTTTGATTCATGACGTATCTAAAGATGAGTGGTACTTGTTTAGCGATACCGCAAATCGATCCATTGAAGAGTTAATTTATACCGCTAAAAAGAACGGTTTTCTGAAGGTTATAAGTAATACAGTTGTATAA
- the terL gene encoding phage terminase large subunit, translated as MDKHFKPPKMKQLIETFSFSELRKLIGEMDIEFFALAYFPKYFDRAFGKFHRELFAELKHMLANTGLITAFGLPREHGKSTISSFLFPLYATLYDKSQFTLIISATEQIALPFLDMIKDELETNQMLIEDFGIRKGSRWNNNEIWLKSKGGLDSCIMIRGIDGSLRGIHYKHHRPTLVLMDDLLKEDTARSEAKREQIKNTFTDVILPIGTRDTNILICGTILNEEDIMADLLKGKIAGVRSVRKAAVLQFSERDDLWSEWERQYNNLQDEDRMNTALSFFMTNEKEMLEGTEILWSEYLDYYYLMCKKQAMGEKSFYKELQNDPRSTDEYIFQNLMYWDRLPEFEEMEIAMYIDPAIKAGKKNDYSAISIIGQHRKTKQMYVVDGDIYKLLPDDLFQVAIEKLKLYPVDKLGFEVNQAQSYMKQKFEEELWKAKIHTPVESVHSRGQKHERIISLEPEVKKGHILFNADNLRYNHQVKDYNRNCTYDDAPDSLYGAVQLIQSVKSLKFYDRSLLF; from the coding sequence ATGGATAAGCATTTTAAGCCGCCCAAAATGAAACAATTGATCGAAACGTTCTCTTTCTCTGAACTACGTAAGCTTATTGGTGAGATGGACATTGAATTTTTCGCCTTAGCCTATTTCCCTAAATATTTTGATCGAGCATTTGGCAAGTTTCATCGTGAGTTATTCGCGGAATTAAAACATATGCTTGCAAATACAGGACTGATTACGGCTTTCGGACTCCCAAGGGAGCATGGAAAGTCAACGATCAGTTCTTTTTTATTTCCGCTATATGCGACTTTATATGATAAATCTCAGTTTACGCTGATTATATCTGCCACAGAGCAAATTGCTCTTCCGTTCCTCGATATGATCAAAGATGAGCTGGAAACCAATCAGATGCTGATTGAGGATTTCGGTATTCGAAAAGGAAGCCGCTGGAACAACAATGAGATTTGGCTCAAAAGTAAAGGTGGATTGGATTCTTGCATTATGATTCGTGGGATTGACGGTAGCCTGAGAGGTATTCACTATAAGCATCATCGTCCTACGCTGGTATTGATGGATGATTTGCTCAAGGAAGATACAGCACGATCCGAAGCCAAACGAGAACAAATTAAAAATACGTTTACGGATGTTATTCTCCCTATTGGCACAAGGGATACGAATATTCTGATCTGTGGAACCATTTTAAACGAAGAAGATATCATGGCTGATCTGCTCAAAGGGAAGATAGCAGGTGTGAGAAGTGTTCGTAAAGCAGCCGTGCTTCAATTTTCAGAGCGTGATGATCTATGGTCTGAGTGGGAGCGACAATATAATAACTTGCAGGACGAGGATAGGATGAATACGGCCTTGTCTTTTTTTATGACGAATGAGAAGGAAATGCTAGAGGGTACGGAAATCCTATGGAGTGAGTATTTGGACTATTATTATCTGATGTGTAAGAAGCAAGCCATGGGTGAAAAGTCATTTTATAAAGAATTACAAAATGATCCGCGTTCAACAGACGAATACATATTTCAGAATCTCATGTATTGGGACAGACTACCTGAGTTTGAGGAGATGGAAATCGCGATGTACATTGATCCAGCCATTAAAGCAGGGAAGAAAAACGACTATTCGGCTATTTCAATTATTGGACAGCATCGCAAGACCAAGCAAATGTATGTAGTGGATGGAGATATTTACAAACTGCTGCCGGATGATTTGTTCCAAGTCGCTATTGAGAAGTTGAAGCTTTACCCTGTAGATAAGCTGGGATTTGAAGTCAATCAGGCACAAAGCTATATGAAGCAAAAATTTGAAGAAGAGTTATGGAAGGCGAAGATACATACACCCGTAGAAAGTGTTCATTCCAGAGGGCAGAAGCATGAACGTATTATTAGCTTGGAGCCGGAAGTGAAGAAGGGTCATATTCTGTTCAATGCAGATAACCTCAGATATAACCATCAAGTGAAGGACTACAATCGAAATTGTACATATGATGACGCGCCAGATAGTTTATACGGGGCTGTTCAATTGATTCAGTCGGTCAAGAGTTTAAAGTTTTATGATCGCAGTTTGTTGTTTTGA
- a CDS encoding tyrosine-type recombinase/integrase → MKYIQGFEAHLRSKDRSKNTVSCYIRDVLQFITWYQRKTEYGLDQWIELDGVEYKKYLQSTNQAILTINRKIASVNVFAQWMHQQGYIKEEIHIEAVRNKVVRQYKGLEEKDLWKLRNEIHRMGNRMHICMIELLLGTGIRVSELVGIQLKDIEISERKGLLKVFGKGNSFRTIPLNKDVRKAITRYLEVRPQVDSEYLCIGQRGALERNAVNLILNKYGDRVNVKVAPHMLRHTLGYKLVKTTPLTTIQQILGHDHVATTNIYTLTTQQDMAEALANIEW, encoded by the coding sequence ATGAAGTATATTCAAGGGTTTGAAGCACATTTACGGAGCAAGGATCGGAGTAAAAATACGGTTTCCTGCTATATAAGGGACGTGTTGCAGTTCATAACCTGGTATCAAAGGAAAACGGAATATGGACTGGATCAGTGGATTGAACTGGATGGCGTAGAATACAAGAAATATCTGCAAAGCACCAACCAAGCTATACTCACCATCAATCGTAAAATCGCCAGCGTCAACGTATTTGCGCAGTGGATGCACCAGCAAGGCTATATAAAGGAAGAAATACATATCGAAGCGGTCAGGAATAAGGTTGTTCGGCAGTATAAGGGGCTTGAGGAAAAGGATTTGTGGAAGCTGCGGAATGAAATTCACCGTATGGGTAATCGAATGCATATCTGCATGATTGAATTGTTGCTGGGAACGGGAATAAGAGTAAGCGAATTGGTTGGTATCCAATTGAAGGATATTGAAATAAGTGAACGCAAAGGATTGTTGAAGGTATTCGGTAAAGGAAACTCCTTCCGCACCATTCCATTAAATAAGGATGTGCGAAAAGCCATTACTCGGTATCTTGAAGTCAGACCACAGGTTGATTCAGAATATCTATGCATCGGGCAGCGTGGAGCATTGGAACGAAATGCGGTCAACCTGATCCTGAACAAATATGGAGATCGGGTCAACGTAAAGGTTGCACCCCATATGCTCAGACATACGCTTGGCTATAAGTTGGTTAAAACGACTCCATTGACGACCATCCAACAAATCCTTGGACATGATCACGTAGCAACAACCAATATTTATACCCTAACAACACAGCAGGATATGGCTGAAGCCTTGGCAAATATCGAGTGGTAA
- a CDS encoding transposase, producing MSKNSDKPKRNKPKILTKYDQFVVPRLRDIPIWVREGATDKEIAKRLNIHIWTLGDYRRKHPKFAEALERPTKWETHVYPRLAEIQQWFEEGVNAEDIIKKLDIGKTTWYEYIDKHPMLAELVKWSRSVPISHVENSLLKAATGYEYEEIKTIIEEDKNGKKKTRIEKVKRYQPPNPTAMIFYLKNRAPNEWNDRRELVVNTKALEQERKQLFLDMIEADVVDADYEAIEESIEIEKGYVEPDDSQS from the coding sequence ATGAGCAAAAATAGTGACAAGCCCAAAAGAAATAAACCGAAGATACTAACCAAGTACGATCAATTTGTTGTGCCAAGACTCAGGGATATTCCCATTTGGGTACGTGAAGGAGCCACAGATAAAGAGATTGCCAAACGATTGAACATTCATATTTGGACATTAGGCGACTACCGTAGAAAACATCCCAAATTTGCTGAAGCATTGGAACGTCCAACCAAGTGGGAAACCCATGTATATCCTAGACTAGCGGAGATTCAGCAATGGTTTGAAGAAGGCGTGAATGCAGAGGACATCATCAAGAAACTCGACATTGGTAAAACGACTTGGTACGAGTATATAGATAAACATCCGATGCTAGCTGAACTAGTCAAATGGAGCAGATCTGTCCCCATATCCCACGTGGAAAATTCACTTTTGAAAGCTGCTACAGGGTATGAATATGAAGAAATTAAAACGATTATTGAAGAGGACAAAAATGGAAAAAAGAAGACACGTATCGAGAAAGTGAAACGATATCAGCCTCCCAATCCGACAGCGATGATCTTCTACTTAAAGAACCGTGCACCTAACGAGTGGAATGATCGACGTGAGCTAGTGGTCAATACGAAGGCACTGGAACAGGAGCGAAAGCAGCTATTCCTGGATATGATCGAAGCCGATGTAGTGGATGCCGATTATGAGGCTATCGAGGAATCGATAGAGATTGAGAAAGGATATGTGGAGCCAGATGATTCGCAGTCATAA